From the Agrobacterium larrymoorei genome, one window contains:
- a CDS encoding DoxX family protein, whose protein sequence is MKLKWIYWVATGLLSLIYLAGGAYYLSDLAGVQRIFPTLGYPPYLVPILAVLKPLAAVTILWRFNVALSDLAYAGMFYHLLLAISAHLNAGDYGFAPALIGLTALLVSFATQNAARRKPSPYGQLFKVAEPA, encoded by the coding sequence ATGAAGCTGAAATGGATTTACTGGGTCGCCACAGGCCTGTTGTCTCTCATCTATCTGGCCGGCGGCGCCTATTATCTTTCCGACCTCGCCGGCGTGCAGCGCATCTTCCCGACACTCGGCTACCCGCCATATCTCGTGCCAATACTGGCTGTATTGAAGCCGCTTGCTGCGGTGACGATCCTTTGGCGGTTCAATGTCGCTCTGTCTGACCTTGCCTATGCGGGAATGTTCTATCACCTGCTGCTGGCGATTTCCGCACATCTCAATGCTGGCGACTACGGCTTCGCGCCAGCTTTAATCGGGTTGACCGCCTTGCTTGTCTCGTTTGCCACGCAGAACGCCGCGCGACGCAAGCCCTCGCCTTATGGTCAACTCTTTAAGGTAGCCGAACCCGCGTGA
- a CDS encoding SDR family oxidoreductase: MKIGVSGASGHLGKTVIAELLQRGGGHEVFAISRTPEGAPDGVQQRPGNYDQPDGLPDAYAGPDRLLLIPSADLEPGKRAVQLVAAIDAARKSSVPHIVLMSAAGTKRADDAELGSGYWKGEQHLIAKAPMWTILRMSYYAEALADEARASLGSGVLTGLAENRVSFVSRDDVAATAAGILLSEGHDGAIYHATGEQRLSGAERAALIADIIGRPLTFLVLPEEQLHSGLSQAGLPQAVVNAVIDIQKSFIRGAFDIVTGDVERLSGRPPKALRQVLAALLLS, encoded by the coding sequence ATTAAAATCGGCGTCAGCGGTGCTTCCGGGCATCTCGGCAAGACAGTGATCGCGGAATTGCTCCAGCGAGGCGGCGGACATGAGGTCTTCGCGATCTCGCGAACGCCGGAAGGAGCTCCGGATGGCGTCCAGCAGCGACCTGGGAATTACGATCAGCCCGACGGACTTCCCGACGCCTATGCAGGGCCGGACCGGTTGCTGCTGATCCCCTCGGCCGACCTGGAGCCGGGCAAGCGCGCGGTGCAACTGGTTGCCGCTATCGATGCTGCGAGGAAGTCTAGCGTACCCCACATCGTCCTGATGTCAGCTGCGGGAACGAAGCGGGCCGACGATGCCGAACTGGGCTCGGGGTACTGGAAGGGTGAGCAGCATCTGATCGCCAAAGCGCCCATGTGGACGATCCTGCGCATGAGTTATTACGCCGAGGCCCTGGCCGACGAGGCACGGGCGTCCCTTGGCAGCGGCGTGCTGACCGGCCTTGCCGAGAACAGGGTTTCCTTCGTCTCGCGCGACGATGTCGCCGCGACTGCTGCGGGCATTCTCCTGAGCGAGGGACACGACGGCGCGATTTACCACGCGACAGGAGAACAGCGCCTCTCGGGCGCTGAGCGTGCGGCGCTCATCGCCGACATCATAGGCCGCCCCCTCACCTTCCTCGTTCTGCCAGAGGAGCAACTGCATTCGGGCCTGTCGCAGGCTGGATTGCCCCAGGCGGTGGTGAATGCCGTCATCGATATCCAGAAAAGCTTCATCCGCGGCGCATTCGACATTGTCACCGGAGATGTCGAACGACTCTCCGGCCGTCCGCCCAAGGCTCTGCGGCAGGTCCTTGCCGCCCTACTTCTCTCGTAA
- a CDS encoding winged helix-turn-helix transcriptional regulator, protein MGKCDDFTMQDEMRRAFDMLSGKWKLEIMWLLHQRTHRFGELRKGIPGITQHMLTAQLRELEADGLVARTVFAEVPPRVEYAMTDKARGLGPTMEALTAWWNEYGRQSPPKPRNRKAKD, encoded by the coding sequence ATGGGAAAATGTGACGACTTCACGATGCAGGACGAGATGCGCCGCGCCTTCGATATGCTGTCGGGCAAATGGAAGCTGGAGATCATGTGGCTGCTGCATCAGCGTACCCATCGCTTCGGCGAATTGCGCAAGGGCATCCCCGGCATCACGCAGCATATGCTGACGGCTCAGCTTCGTGAGCTCGAGGCCGATGGACTAGTGGCCCGAACGGTGTTCGCCGAGGTGCCGCCGCGCGTCGAGTATGCAATGACCGACAAAGCGCGGGGGCTCGGCCCCACCATGGAAGCGCTCACCGCGTGGTGGAATGAATATGGCAGGCAGTCCCCACCAAAGCCAAGAAACCGCAAGGCAAAAGATTGA
- a CDS encoding DoxX family protein: MTATVIYWVSTALLSLLYLSSAFLYLTKGAWVRQTLAELNYPAPYLLPLMIGVKVLGPLAILSRVSVPLSDLAYAGTFFHLILSGSAHLGVRKPAGALPAVIGLALLAASFATQNAARDVPSPYGLVAATQQTSLN, translated from the coding sequence ATGACAGCAACCGTCATCTACTGGGTCAGCACAGCACTGCTTTCGCTGCTCTATCTAAGTTCCGCGTTTCTCTATTTGACTAAAGGAGCCTGGGTTCGGCAAACCCTTGCCGAGCTGAACTATCCGGCTCCCTATCTCCTGCCTCTCATGATCGGGGTGAAGGTTCTCGGGCCACTCGCAATCCTGTCGCGGGTCAGCGTGCCGCTGAGCGATCTGGCTTATGCAGGCACCTTCTTCCATCTGATCCTATCGGGATCGGCGCATCTGGGCGTTCGCAAGCCTGCTGGTGCGCTGCCTGCCGTGATCGGCCTCGCATTGCTCGCCGCTTCCTTTGCCACGCAGAATGCCGCTCGCGATGTGCCGTCGCCTTACGGTCTGGTCGCGGCAACCCAACAGACAAGTCTCAACTGA